In Gemmatimonadota bacterium, the DNA window CGTTCACACGGCGCTGTTCGCGGAAGGCCTGCTGAGATCGGACTTCGTCCGCACGATGGACCTGGAACTCACCGAGCGCTTCCACGTCAACCCGGACAATGGCGACCTTGAATTGACCTGGACGGCAGTCGACCCGGAATTCCACGACGGCACGCTTTTCGGGTCGCGGATTCTCATGCGCACCACGCTGCCGCTGGGCACGTACGGCTGCACGCCGGGTATCGGGCACGGCGAGCAGATGCCGGGAGACTGAGGTCACGTCACGGCTCTCCCGGGCCGCGATCAGGATACCGGGAATCAGCCCGTCAGCGGCGAAACAGCCACATCAGCAAAGACAGCAGCGCGCTCACCAGGATCATCGTGGTGATCGGCAGGTACAGCTTGAATGAAGGCCGGTCGATGACAATGTCCCCCGGCAAGCGGCCCAGTGGGAGCTTGCCCAGCCAGGGCCATGCCAGGCCGATGACGAGCAATGCGAGACCGATCAATATGAGGGTTCGTTGCATGACCTGATGCGCGTCACCGTTCGCTACCGAATCCCGAATAGCTCCGACCGCAGCCCACTACCCCTGTTCCGGGCAACAACATCGGTTCCGTGGACCGGTCAGGCGCCGACCCCGAACTCCCAGGCGACTATTCCTCCGGGGGAATTTGCGCTTCGATGGTGATCAGCAGGTGGACTTCCGGGAAGAAGCCATTGTTCAGATCGTAGTCGACGCCAAAGTCCGCGCGGTTGATGGTCGTCGACGCATCGGCGCCGCAGACTTCCCGCATGTGCCTGAAATGGGGCTGGCACTGGAACTTGTTGACCTGGAGATTGACCGGCTGGCTGACGCCGTGAAGCGTCAGGGTACCCTCGACCGCAGTCGGCGCGCCGTCCTGGAAATCAACGAGCGCGCCCGTGTATGTCGCCGTCGGGAACTGATCCACATGGATGATGTCCACCAAGGTTCTCTCGTTCATGGCGTCGTGGCCGAAATCGATGGACGACATGTCCATCTCGACTTCGACGGACCCGGTCCCGGCCTCCTTGTCCAGCACCACTGTGCCCTAGGACCGATTGATCTTGCCCCTCCACACGGAAAGTCCGCCCCAGTGATCGGCCTCGAAAGCCGGGAAAGTGTGGCGGGGGTCAATGACGTAGGTTACGGGCTCGGCCAGGCCGATGGTGCCCCCTGTGGTCCCCACAAGACACAATGCCACG includes these proteins:
- a CDS encoding DUF2905 domain-containing protein, with protein sequence MQRTLILIGLALLVIGLAWPWLGKLPLGRLPGDIVIDRPSFKLYLPITTMILVSALLSLLMWLFRR